One genomic window of Mycteria americana isolate JAX WOST 10 ecotype Jacksonville Zoo and Gardens chromosome Z, USCA_MyAme_1.0, whole genome shotgun sequence includes the following:
- the MSMP gene encoding prostate-associated microseminoprotein has translation MAMRAQKMGCAWGRLCLLLSLLLQLPGSQAKCYFQAKAPCEYEGKQFSLGESWLSTNCLLCTCLHPIGVGCCETTQHPIDFPDWCEAHYDSQTCQISVVQKANPSLPCVKSMEHEWGSAGTPEPLSNKVLGAGLSR, from the exons ATGGCCATGAGAGCGCAGAAGATGGGGTGTGCTTGGGGCAGGCtttgcctgctgctctccctcctcctccagctgccaggcTCCCAGGCCAAATGCTACTTCCAGGCTAAAG CTCCCTGCGAGTACGAGGGGAAGCAGTTCTCCCTCGGGGAGTCGTGGCTGAGCACCAACTGCCTGctctgcacctgcctgcaccccatCGGCGTGGGCTGCTGTGAGAC cacccagcaccccatcGACTTCCCCGACTGGTGCGAGGCCCACTACGACTCGCAGACCTGCCAGATCTCGGTGGTGCAGAAGGCCAACCCCAGCCTGCCCTGTGTGAAGAGCATGGAGCACGAGTGGGGCTCGGCCGGCACCCCCGAGCCGCTGAGCAACAAGGTGCTGGGCGCGGGGCTGAGCAGATAG
- the RGP1 gene encoding RAB6A-GEF complex partner protein 2 translates to MIEVLAKLGRGPVFLAGEVLECVITFTNPLSASSTSASSEMLAWASAQIHCQFHASENRVVLPPSDGSKHDVQAENETVFVPNRGERGQCILSTPPKILFCDLRLDPGESKSYSYCETLPIDGPPSFRGQSVKYVYKLTIGCQRVNSPIKLLRVPFRVLVLHGLKDYQFPQDEAVAPSNPFLEEEEGLKKDSRLADLATELLMVATSRRSLHLYNISNTRGKVGTFCIFKTVYKIGEDVIGTFNFSEGDIPCLQFSVSLQTEESIQEEFQRRRGQPVSFSTHARHQEACLHTAQSSFSLPIPLSSTPGFTTNIVSLKWRLHFEFVTSGESAGTCLVRGSQSEAVTWTGVEQMEVDTFSWDLPIKVLPTNPILASYVSQFSSTNSITI, encoded by the exons ATGATCGAGGTGTTGGCCAAGCTGGGCCGTGGGCCCGTCTTCCTGGCAGGGGAGGTCCTGGAGTGCGTGATCACTTTCACCAACCCGTTATCGGCCTCATCTACCTCCGCCAGCAG TGAGATGCTGGCGTGGGCCAGTGCCCAGATCCACTGCCAGTTTCATGCCAGCGAGAACCGGGTAGTGCTCCCTCCCTCTGATGGCAGCAAGCACGATGTGCAGGCAGAGAACGAGACAGTCTTCGTCCCCAACAGAG gagAGCGCGGTCAGTGTATCCTGTCCACTCCACCAAAGATTCTCTTCTGTGACTTGCGACTGGATCCCGGGGAGTCAAAGTCCT ATTCGTACTGTGAGACGCTGCCCATAGACGGCCCTCCCTCTTTCCGGGGACAGTCAGTGAAGTACGTGTACAAGCTGACCATCGGCTGCCAGCGTGTCAACTCCCCCATCAAGCTCTTGCGCGTTCCCTTCCGTGTCCTCGTGCTGCACG GGCTCAAGGATTACCAGTTCCCACAGGATGAGGCCGTTGCGCCCTCAAACCCattcctggaggaggaggagggcttgAAGAAAGACTCTCGCCTGGCGGACCTGGCAACAGAACTGCTCATGGTGGCCACCTCCCGACGCAGCCTGC ACCTGTATAACATCAGCAACACCCGTGGGAAGGTGGGAACGTTCTGCATCTTTAAGACAGTGTATAAAATCGGAGAGGATGTCATTGGGACCTTTAACTTCTCGGAAGGAGACATCCCGTGTCTGCAG TTCTCGGTGAGCCTGCAGACGGAGGAGAGCATCCAGGAGGAGTTCCAGCGCCGGCGGGGGCAGCCTGTCTCCTTCAGCACGCACGCCCGCCATCAGGAGGCCTGCCTGCACACGGCGCAGAGCAGCTTCAGCCTGCCCATCCCGCTCAGCTCTACCCCAGGATTCACCACCAACATCG TGTCCCTGAAGTGGAGGCTGCACTTTGAGTTTGTGACCTCTGGGGAGTCGGCGGGGACTTGCCTGGTTCGTGGGAGCCAGTCAGAGGCCGTCACCTGGACTGGGGTGGAGCAGATGGAAGTGGACACTTTCAGCTGGGACTTGCCCATCAAAGTCCTTCCCACCAACCCCATCCTGGCTTCCTACGTATCTCAGTTCTCCAGCACTAACTCCATCACCATCTGA
- the GBA2 gene encoding non-lysosomal glucosylceramidase, with translation MAAAAAGPLVRRYEGAAGGRGVAAAGWRVCLAHRFEEPRQPYGAGDVPLHDVLRHIGLALRYFRWWYKKTRIEKKSAFIDLLCAVPLQQIYGCPLGGIGGGTITRGWRGEFCRWQLNPGIYHYETVIADQFTVCLRCKGQTVYQQVLSVERPNTLHGWNWGYCGHYAFYHALYPRAWMVYELPGQNVVLTCRQVSPVIPHDYKDSSLPVGVFIWEVENGRDEDVDVSIMFSLQNGMGTKEDRSGGHWNEPFTFEKEGERVAGVLLHHCTRVNPFTLAISAREKAGTGVTHLTAFNPAGSGREVWQDLLQDGRLDSPAGKSSPTEKGEVTAAAVCASCRVPARGHRTLELALAWDMPRVHFGSKEKLHLRRYTRFFGSGGDAAPALSHHALTHYEEWERKIEAWQKPILENSQLPSWYKSALFNELYFVTDGGTIWVELPPDCCAEDLQGLAGAGLSHLLPVLREYGRFAYLEGQEYRMYNTYDVHFYASFALVMLWPKLQISLQYDIAVTVVNEDVRPRQYLMCGQTAQVKLKNVVPHDIGDPGDEPWQRVNAYLMHDTADWKDLNLKFVLQVYRDYYLTHDSLYLRDMWPVCQAVMESELKFDTDNDGLIENGGFADQTYDAWVVNGASAYCGGLWLAAVCMMCKMAEVLGDAEVQQKYMDILSKGKEAFERMLWNGKYYNYDSSGSDTSSSIMSDQCAGQWFLGACGLDQGELEVFPKGHVVSALKTIFEKNVMSFAGGTMGAVNGMRPDGVPDTSSVQSNEVWVGVVYALAATMIQEGLVEEGFHTAEGCYRTVWERLGMAFQTPEAYREKKVYRSLAYMRPLSIWSMQLALERRAGRVPAPAQTPQVPIHP, from the exons atggcggcggcggcggcggggccgctggTGCGGCGGTacgagggggcggcggggggccgcggcgtgGCGGCGGCTGGCTGGCGCGTCTGCCTGGCGCACCGCTTCGAGGAGCCGCGGCAGCCCTACGGCGCCGGCGACGTGCCGCTCCACGACGTCCTGCGGCACATCGGCCTCGCCTTGCG ATACTTCAGGTGGTGGTACAAGAAGACCCGCATAGAGAAGAAATCTGCCTTCATTGACCTCTTGTGTGCTGTTCCTCTGCAGCAGATCTATG GGTGCCCGCTGGGCGGGATCGGGGGAGGCACCATCACCCGTGGCTGGCGGGGCGAGTTCTGCCGCTGGCAGCTGAACCCTGGCATTTATCACTATGAAACGGTCATTGCCGACCAG ttCACGGTGTGCCTGCGTTGCAAGGGGCAGACAGTTTACCAGCAGGTCCTGTCCGTGGAGAGACCCAACACTCTGCACGGCTGGAACTGGGGCTACTGTGGCCACTATGCCTTCTACCATGCCCTGTACCCCCGTGCCTGGATGGTCTATGAGCTCCCGGGGCAAAACGTGGTGCTCACCTGCCGCCAGGTCTCTCCTGTCATCCCCCATGACTACAAG GACTCCAGCCTGCCGGTGGGAGTGTTCATCTGGGAGGTGGAGAACGGGAGGGATGAGGACGTGGACGTCTCCATCATGTTCAGCCTGCAGAACGGCATGGGAACGAAGGAGGACAGGAGCGGAGGGCACTGGAACGAGCCCTTCACCTTCGAGAAGGAAGGCGAGCGGGTTGCTGGAGTCCTGCTGCACCACTGCACACGCGTGAACCCCTTCACCCTTGCCATCTCTGCCCGGGAGAAG GCTGGCACGGGAGTCACCCACCTCACGGCATTCAATCCTGCGGGATCGGGTAGAGAGGTGTGGCAGGACCTCCTGCAGGACGGCAGGCTGGATTCCCCCGCCG gtAAAAGCAGCCCGACGGAGAAGGGGGAGGTGAcggcagcagcagtgtgtgccAGCTGCAGGGTGCCTGCCCGGGGTCACAGGACGCTGGAGCTGGCCCTGGCTTGGGACATGCCCCGTGTTCACTTTGGCTCCAAGGAGAAGCTACACCTCAG GCGGTACACCCGGTTTTTTGGCAGCGGTGGCGATGCCGCTCCTGCCCTGTCACATCACGCCCTGACGCACTACGAGGAGTGGGAGAGGAAGATCGAAGCATGGCAGAAGCCCATCCTGGAGAACAG ccagctgccttCCTGGTACAAGTCAGCCCTCTTCAATGAGCTGTACTTCGTGACGGATGGGGGGACCATCTGGGTGGAGCTGCCCCCGGACTGCTGTGCTGAGGACCtgcaggggctggcgggggctggcctctcccacctcctccctgtcctGCGGGAGTACGGAAGGTTTGCTTATTTGGAAG GCCAGGAGTACCGGATGTACAACACCTACGATGTCCACTTCTACGCCTCCTTTGCTCTTGTCATGCTGTGGCCCAAGCTGCAGATCAGCCTGCAGTATGACATTG CTGTCACAGTGGTGAATGAGGACGTCCGGCCCCGGCAGTACTTGATGTGTGGTCAGACAGCCCAGGTGAAGCTGAAGAACGTGGTGCCGCATGACATTGGGGACCCAG GCGACGAGCCGTGGCAGCGTGTCAATGCCTACCTGATGCACGACACGGCCGACTGGAAGGACCTCAACCTGAAGTTTGTGCTGCAGGTGTACCGTGACTACTACCTGACACACGACTCTCTGTACTTGCGGGACATGTGGCCAGTCTGCCAG GCTGTGATGGAGTCGGAGCTGAAGTTTGATACGGATAACGATGGGCTCATTGAAAATGGTGGCTTTGCTGACCAGACATATGATGCATGGGTGGTAAATGGAGCCAG CGCGTACTGCGGCGGGCTGTGGCTGGCAGCCGTCTGCATGATGTGCAAGATGGCAGAGGTGCTTGGGGACGCCGAGGTCCAGCAGAAATACATGGACATCCTGAGCAAGGGCAAGGAGGCATTTGAGAGGATGCTCTGGAATG gaaaatactACAACTATGACAGCAGTGGGAGCGACACCTCCAGCAGCATCATGTCAGACCAGTGTGCCGGGCAGTGGTTTCTCGGGGCTTGTGGTCTGGACCAAGGGGAGTTAGAG GTCTTCCCCAAGGGTCATGTTGTCAGTGCGCTCAAGACCATCTTTGAGAAGAACGTCATGAGCTTTGCTGGTGGCACGATGGGAGCGGTGAATGGCATGAGACCTGACGGGGTGCCCGACACCTCTAGCGTGCAGTCCAATGAGGTGTGGGTCGGCGTGGTCTATGCCTTGGCTGCCACCATGATCCAGGAG gggctggtggaGGAAGGCTTTCATACGGCAGAGGGCTGCTACCGGACGGTTTGGGAACGGTTGGGCATGGCTTTCCAGACACCAGAGGCCTATCGGGAGAAGAAAGTCTATCGCTCGCTGGCTTACATGCGGCCCCTTAGCATCTGGAGCATGCAGCTGGCCCTGGAGCGCAGAGCTGGCCGGGTACCAGCACCTGCGCAGACCCCCCAGGTCCCTATCCACCCCTGA
- the LOC142421783 gene encoding avidin-like — MVQATPVLLVLSLALVAPGLSTRKCVLTGRWRNDLGSNMTIEAVNAKGDFSGSYHTAVTATTNEIKVSPLQGSQHHTNQNRQPTFGFTVNWSFSDSVTVFTGQCFVDEKGREVLKTMWLLRSSVGNIMDDWKATRVGTNVFTRLQPQKE, encoded by the exons ATGGTGCAAGCGACTCCCGTCCTCCTGGTGCTCAGCCTGGCCCTGGTGGCTCCCGGCCTCTCTACAAGAAAG tgcgTGCTGACCGGGCGCTGGAGGAACGACCTGGGCTCCAACATGACCATCGAGGCCGTGAACGCAAAAGGTGACTTCTCCGGCTCCTACCACACGGCCGTGACTGCCACCACGAACGAGATCAAGGTGTCACCACTGCAAGGATCCCAGCACCACACGAACCAGAACAGGCAGCCCACCTTTGGCTTCACCGTCAACTGGAGCTTTTCAG ACTCCGTCACCGTCTTCACGGGCCAGTGCTTTGTGGACGAGAAGGGAAGGGAGGTTTTGAAAACCATGTGGCTGCTGCGGTCAAGTGTGGGCAACATCATGGACGACTGGAAAGCCACCAG GGTCGGCACCAACGTCTTCACCCGCCTGCAGCCGCAGAAGGAGTGA
- the LOC142421957 gene encoding avidin-like, translated as MTLSALDAAGIFSGSYHTAVAATNKQILVSPLQGAQQHPGAKGQPTFGFTVQWQFAESTTAFVGQCFVDRRGKETLETVWLLREEVPSRRDAWKATRVGTSVFTRVK; from the exons ATGACCCTCTCGGCCCTGGATGCGGCTGGGATCTTCTCGGGCTCCTACCACACCGCCGTGGCGGCCACCAACAAGCAGATCCTGGTGTCACCCCTGCAAGGGGCCCAGCAGCACCCCGGTGCCAAGGGGCAGCCCACCTTCGGCTTCACCGTGCAGTGGCAGTTCGCAG AGTCCACCACCGCCTTTGTGGGCCAGTGCTTTGTGGACCGCCGCGGGAAGGAGACGCTGGAGACCGTGTGGCTTCTGCGGGAAGAGGTCCCATCCCGCAGGGACGCCTGGAAAGCCACCAG GGTCGGCACCTCCGTCTTCACCCGCGTCAAGTGA